A single genomic interval of Dysidea avara chromosome 6, odDysAvar1.4, whole genome shotgun sequence harbors:
- the LOC136258304 gene encoding uncharacterized protein, producing the protein MLIRDNKRKKRKGGKLDYRWLGPYEIVKSLGKGLYSLKGVENPEKVIERVHGTRLKPYMSPIQPIPPKSPTAVDASTSSGTSYSDSSSKNQKFKDCEVNRLQDQQMESDSTARNSNSPVPLPSLSQGISKEHSDVVQDSQEVNSIIQASTPLCMEEFVPELLPSGTRISPICGTKKGDTQLSATPKSPENRIVDAIFDSPKGVTKCKRLLQFSSPDKNCPDLVKPQRKRKLLKDVFKTNESACKKVKSDPVKEIHKNDCEMDTGSTNNAEKQLTKIWNGKPCHVVKARIGRNAVHHGSFHSLKPNQDVNDEIIHTYLELLSNIQGNTFAMISQTLSCILSHTSAGKHSHLLSKESLSTYKYIGGCYNQGSNHWILIAMDLEQKSFYYLDPYGPSRSSRGAFAAVKNYFKRRGEILGKDHLDITKFELKQLKRKIQYDTSNCGVYCMKMAEQLFLSGSIEENSLCRMNTTQARIDIGVALLSYSIDMTERCIMCGAGEQSISHPQYVDWVRCDKCKQWSHIICTNLKPEEAKNVKTFSCHECSQDIHQINDFE; encoded by the exons ATGCTTATTAGAGATAATAAAAGGAAGAAAAGGAAGGGAGGAAAACTGGATTACAGATGGCTTGGTCCTTATGAAATTGTAAAATCACTAGGAAAAGGTCTCTACAGTTTAAAAGGAGTTGAAAATCCTGAAAAGGTCATTGAAAGAGTGCATGGCACTCGTCTCAAGCCTTATATGTCTCCAATACAGCCAATACCTCCTAAA AGTCCAACTGCAGTAGATGCATCTACCAGTTCTGGTACATCATATTCCGATTCATCAagcaaaaatcaaaaatttaAGGATTGTGAAG taaacCGACTGCAAGATCAACAAATGGAATCTGACAGTACTGCAAGAAATTCTAATTCACCTGTGCCACTTCCTTCATTAAGCCAAGGAATAAGCAAGGAGCACTCTGATG TTGTACAGGATAGCCAGGAAGTTAACAGTATAATTCAAGCTAGCACACCTCTTTGTATGGAAGAGTTTGTTCCTGAACTACTTCCAAGTGGCACTCGAATTTCACCAATTTGTGGGACTAAGAAAGGAGATACACAGCTTAGTGCTACACCTAAATCACCTG AGAATAGAATTGTAGATGCAATTTTTGATTCACCTAAAGGAGTTACTAAATGTAAAAGATTACTGCAGTTTTCTAGTCCTGATAAGAATTGTCCTGATCTTGTGAAACCACAGAGGAAGCGCAAATTGCTGAAAGATGTTTTTAAAACT AATGAGAGTGCTTGCAAGAAGGTAAAGAGTGATCCAGTGAAGGAGATTCATAAGAATGACTGTGAGATGGATACAGGATCCACTAATAATGCAGAG AAACAGCTTACTAAGATTTGGAATGGAAAACCATGTCATGTTGTTAAAGCAAGGATAGGTAGAAATGCAGTTCACCACGGAAGTTTCCACAGCCTAAAACCAAATCAAGATGTAAATGATGAG ATAATCCATACATACCTTGAACTGTTATCAAATATCCAAGGAAATACTTTTGCCATGATTTCTCAGACACTATCTTGCATACTCAGCCATACCTCTGCTGGGAAGCATTCACACCTATTGTCTAAG GAATCATTGAGCACGTATAAGTACATTGGAGGATGCTACAACCAAGGTAGTAACCATTGGATTCTCATT GCTATGGACTTGGAGCAGAAAAGCTTTTATTATCTTGATCCCTATGGACCTTCACGGTCAAGCCGTGGTGCATTTGCTGCTGTAAA gaATTACTTCAAGAGAAGGGGTGAAATATTAGGAAAGGACCATTTAGACATCACTAAGTTTGAGTTGAAGCAGCTGAAGAGAAAGATTCAGTATGATACCTCCAACTGTGGTGTATACTGCATGAAG ATGGCTGAGCAGCTGTTTCTATCAGGAAGCATTGAAGAAAATAGCCTGTGCAGAATGAATACTACACAAGCACGGATTGATATAGGTGTTGCATTGCTTTCATACTCAA TTGATATGACCGAAAGGTGTATAATGTGTGGTGCAGGGGAACAAAGTATAAGTCATCCACAATATGTTGATTGG GTACGATGTGATAAATGTAAGCAATGGTCACACATCATCTGTACCAACCTGAAGCCTGAAGAGGCCAAGAATGTAAAAACTTTTTCATGCCACGAATGCTCCCAGGACATTCACCAGATTAATGACTTTGAATAA